One Fibrobacter sp. UWB10 DNA segment encodes these proteins:
- a CDS encoding uracil-DNA glycosylase family protein, producing the protein MEMKHHPYFENLNSSTAITAVFSCPGRLEEKKGLPCAGKTGKALDFILKHLHFQGFRLKRSLVGITNAWDKIEYKRKTERSEASNEEIVDSNNIARLNRDLLTTKYAIAFGQKALLALELVKKTYRPDLIIIKSIHLSPRNINFMIKTDIDGNELKKGEKGNTEKRLAVITTEIKKNSGNLFS; encoded by the coding sequence ATGGAAATGAAACATCATCCCTATTTCGAAAATTTGAACAGTTCTACAGCAATCACAGCCGTATTCTCCTGTCCTGGTCGGCTTGAAGAGAAAAAGGGACTGCCCTGTGCTGGTAAAACAGGCAAAGCGCTAGACTTTATTCTTAAACATTTACACTTTCAAGGATTTCGCCTCAAACGATCTTTAGTCGGAATAACCAACGCTTGGGATAAAATTGAATACAAACGCAAAACAGAGCGGAGTGAAGCAAGCAATGAAGAAATCGTAGATTCAAACAATATTGCACGCCTTAACAGGGATCTTTTAACAACAAAATATGCAATTGCATTCGGTCAAAAAGCTCTTTTAGCTCTTGAACTTGTCAAAAAGACGTACCGTCCCGATTTGATAATCATTAAATCAATTCACTTATCTCCCCGAAACATCAACTTCATGATAAAAACAGACATTGATGGTAATGAACTAAAAAAAGGCGAAAAAGGCAATACGGAAAAAAGATTGGCCGTAATTACAACAGAAATCAAAAAAAATTCTGGCAACCTATTTTCGTAA